ggataagattttataaatttatttttcatatatatcaaatctaatttttttaacttgttgttcATTGGCCAGTTCGTGAGTCGGCTCATATTcaacttgtttattaacgagccgaacacgaactgaatttttcagctcaatactttaacgagctagctcgtgtttggctcatttaataaacgaaccAAACACGAACCGGCTCCAACTCGTTCGTGTTGAGCTCATTGACACTCCTAGTATGAGATATAGTGTTAAATTCAACGCCGTCTATTATCTGAAATttttacaataattatttatgttTACATAAAGGTTAAATAATTAATACCTAAAGTcccaaatttgaaatctagAAATTTCATATTCCTATTTTCTTTACTTGacttaccaatttttttttttctgaaatccTATAAATCTAGAAAAAGTGGGTGTAAGACTTACCTGACTCTTTTGGTCATGTGCATGGCATGTGCCCAAAAGCTTAGTACGGATTTATGTAAAATTgcgaaaaaattatattacgtacagtaaaaaaaaatatgatcaaaaaatatttttattttagtctataatattatattcagtgtatcacaaaaatttatatattttttatattctcaTGTaccaaaagattttttttttgagagagaaaggtagcatgaaACTTgagctagggacggtcggtcttaTGTACCAAAAGTTATGAAAGAAATGttttggtaaacttcaaatactattcctgtagtttcgcacttttttattttattatcctatgatttaaagtgtactaatttagtgccctatggtttcatttttttttctttttgttagcttattcgttaatatttcgttaaattatataaacaaaaaaaccttagatttatcgaatatttaatttaatatcctttagttttaattttattattgattaaaaaaattagtaaaattgataagaaaaaaaaaataaaactacagaatattaaattaatacattttaaattatataatactaaaatgaaaaaaaaaaatgtgaaatcatAAAAGTTGTATTtgaacattttttaaaatttttatatactttcctttgaacactattttttatattagcattaaaaaaaaaaaaacttcaaatacccccttgtggtttcactctttctcactttagtaccatgtagtttaaagtgtatcaagttagtaccatgtagttATGCaccttttcactttagtattctgtggtttaaaatgtaccctttggtttcgcattttctcactttagtaccctgtggtttcgcactttctcactttagtaaccACAgtaactacagggtactaatttgatataaaaataaaattatatggtactaacttgatatattttaaactatataatactaaaataaaaaaatataaaatcacaagaagagtttttgaagtttttccttaaaaacAGTCTCCATACCAGATGGGAGGAAAAATGATAAATGAGAATCCCACGCAAAGGTCACGTGAATTACTGGTGCTTAATTTGTACTATCGTACTTggtccaaattaattaaaaactacGACTTACACATTGTGCCATACTACTCGGCCTAACCTCTTTGACAATGTACgaacataattttatttgtcatatacagtaggataaattatatgttttgttctcaaattaaaaaataaaggctaaattacataaaatttttctatcaaaatttaatttttcacttttcatccctgtcatttaaaaacctatactttacccttttgtaaaataaaaaatattcacagggggtacagtgtgtaaaatgatcattttatctcttaccattttcgtctcctccatTATCTTACTCAACCGCCGCCTCGATCGGTCGCGATTCACACCTCGATCGGCCgtgatttctctccattttcttttccgcctactccccttctcctcctgcaccctcgccgtcCCTCGATTTCGGTGACAGTAGGAAGGAAATCGAGGTGAGCGTTGATGGAGAGATAGGCGAGGGCAACGAGGGctaaggcgaggcggcggaggagggcaaaGGGGATGTGGACGatggcgaggcagtggaggagggcgaggcggcgaggcggcaaCCCGGAAGGAGGCGAAGCAATAGGGAAGAGGACGGAAGGgtatttttaacataaaaaaaaaaattctaatggaaccctaacggtaaGGGATgaaagtgcacatttttcattttataagggagcaaagtataggtttttaaatgacaggggggaaagtgaaaaatcagattttgacgggagaattttttataatttaggcaaaaataaatgatattttagttcttaaattttatttttaattcaaaattttaaaattattacaatcaaatcctgcaatttaatttaactaactaaattttaacatatctctaaaaataatataatattttaattattgacaCATTATCAATTACGACATTAATTGCTATATTATACCtatatttgtaatatattattaatattttatcaactAAATTgacttataaaatttaattataataattttaaaagtttaaatagaaaattataataataaattaaaatttaaggacaaAAATATTCTCAGATTACACGCATACTCACTTCATGTGCTGATAAATTATTTAACGAGTGTACAAACTAATGGACGAGGAGCTGTGAACAAACCGCGTccttaataagaaaaaaagataatatttaatatattttttaaaagattaaaaatatttaatatatttctggtTGACCAAATattcttattgatttttaaaaaaaatttcaaatatttaaaattttttcaaatttactaataagttttgaatttaaaagaatattttgataattttataataaatttaaaaattttgaatagcggtaaaaaaaataaataagcaagGTTTCAAAAAAAGTGTATATGAATATacattttgaaaatttcaaaataaaaagataaaaaaaaaaaaagtgcgcGTGTACGCGCCCATCGATCGTTTTCCAACCGGGTCAAAGGGTGGCCCATGGTGCGTGTCCACAATGGCAATTGTTACGTCTCCGTGGGTCCCACAAGTAAACGGACCTCTTataattttccctttttttttattttcaaaatctagGATTTGTGGTCCTAAGATTATGCATAGCTACTGATTATTGCTACAATCACGGACCATcctattatttgaaaaaattattgctCGCGCCAtataacatacatacatacatacatacatttaATACACCGTATTCTAAATCTTTaccataaataataaaatttaaacatgtaTGCATTGCAAAtacaataatattttcttttatattgtttattttaggataatttGATATGTGAATAATAGAATTTGAAAATTGTTAGATGACACAAACAGATCATATTTAtcgaattagattttaatattaaaatatttagtacCCGATATTGAGCTCGTGGTGCGTGAGTTGTACAGTTACACCAagtgtaggcaataatttcttgCTGCTGTTAACCGCCCCATCAGCGTGGACCACGTGTGCGCTCATATCTTTGTCCCGTGAAAAGGATAAGGACTccacaaattatattttttatatgtggttaaaaatttagaaattggaATACAAATATTTTCGAAGGTGATATAttggttcttaaattttaatttattataatttttcgttttaaatttttagatttttacaattaaatatcACAGTATAATTTAATTGGTTGAATGGTGGTGTATTGCTGAAGCAATAGTAATATGACATTTTAGCTATTGTCATCTCATCAATCACTATACTGCTACATAACTGCCGCAACAGCAACACGTAATCGttcaatcaattaaattatactatgattcaattacaataatctaaaaataaataaataataaattataataaattaaaatttgaatatcaaAAGTATAATTCAGCGGATAAGTAATTATGTATACAAAAGATTCAGAGATTCTTATATATTGTTTTGACTCTACGGTTTCAAAGAccttttttttcatgtttttttttttgttttgtggaAAATTGTATGTGAGAAATGGCATCGGTGCAAGTGTAACagaaagagggagaaaaatgatGAGAACGGGACACTCCTGCCGGCTGGAATGTCATGCGTAATCGGGGCGTAGCTTTCTGCAGTCGGTTTCCCTGATGTCAACCTCTACAGCTGTTGTGTTGAAGGCAGTCAgtatttcaaattggaaaggcTTTACACATGCATCAaggaatttttttaactttgtttgGGTTTACTTCCACTACCTTTCTCCAATCTTTACGTGTatacataattattattttttattttttctttttttttttagagaaaggtagcacgctacttactttgcttcattcattaggcaaataaATTTGGCTACAAAAGGTGAGGCAGCTAGGACCTCAAAGAGTGACAAAATTAAAGACAGAGAAACTCTAAAAATGTCTGAAAAGAGCTAAAAAGAGCACAAAGTCAAACAAATAAACGGCCTCACCCACGTCTATAAAAATCGGTCCACTCCTTTGCCAGTACACTAATACGATGTGCCATAGAGGTAGCGAAAATCTATTCtcatcaatttttattattattttttcccttGTTATTAGATTCCAATTggtaaattttgatagaatcaaCTGTATCCACTCTAGTAAATTAAGTTTTGTCTCCTTATACAGACTACGATTATACTATGAAAACTTAAGTATTTGAAGAGTTTGATTGCATGTCCAACTCGATGTCAAGACTTTTGGATGCTCCAAAGAAGTCGATATATAGGCATAGAATTTTGAGAGTGGTGAGATTGGACAAGCAATGGACACACATATGGGAGGAGAGGTTAGGAATCGCAGTTCAAAAAATGGGTAAAGGGACCGATCGTctttagcgcaagtggcaaaaggcttggtagttggtacctgAGGCCCCAAGTTCGAAATccagttaattcacattttcagttaagtttatttcttaatgaaataaacgaagcgggtagcatactatctatttttctctctctctcaaaaaaaaagggtaaaggTAATTAAGGAGGTATAGTGCAATTAATCCTAAAGATTActaaactaaaacaaaaaagcagaaaaaagaaagaaagaaagaaaaggaattggAGACCAAAATGAAAAATCGGATAAATGTTATGAACCAGCCATCACTATCTAGAATGGTTAATTAGCATTATGTTTACCGAAAAAACAAGAACGGATTCAAAGTCTATTTTATACAATTAATGTCAAAAGAATTATTCAGCGATAGCTTGGATATTATAAAcatttattttatgtgattacAAGCTAGTTGTTTAATTTTACCTCCTTCGAATATCTTTCTACTCATCATTTGGACGGAACAggtagaataatataattttactaagagataatttaattactttattttgaaaaactaatttaaaGACCAGATATGGTATATTTTTCGGGCATTTGATTATGGTCATTTTCTGCCAAGTactatgaattttttaaataaattaaagagagaTACTGAGCAAAATATTTTATGCCCTCAAGCAAGATCTGCATAAACCAATGTATGCATGTTTGTGCcatcataaaagagagagaaagaaaaagagaaggtattagataaatatatgaaaaaatctTCAGATCATGGATGGGAGAACTcctaataatttttcatccactTCCATACACTTTCACATCGACTTcttagtttaaaaattaaaaaaaggctaGCTAAAATACATTTTATCGTGTTTAATATATTACGTGTTACATTTAATCTCTTGAATTTTAGTTCTGTACTTAACTTTTTGAAAACTTACATAGTTAGCTTCCTAAAggaaaacaaatatataattcATTCTCTTGAGGGGACAAAAAAatggagatatatatatttggtcatttctcactttttttaaaaaatactataatctGAAAAGATATTTTAGGCTCTAGTCTATATGAAATACAGTTTGTTCTCATGATGGCCAAATACACAATACAACCATCCATAAAATAGAGGAGAAAAGTTATGAACTAGAGCTTCTTGCTTTCCTGCATAACATTTTGCCATAATTGAGCAAATCTCCAGAGATTTGTTAAAGTATACTATTTATCATgctcaaaattgaaaaaaaaaaaagaagaagtaaaaaacaaaaaagagatgatgatgatgatgataaggCAACTAGAGTTGATAACATCACTATTTAACCTTATAATAATTAGGCTTAAATTCAAAGAAATGTCTATAAAACAGGATGAGATATTTACTCAAAATAGATGCTAGTAATTTCTCCATCAAGTTAGAAATGACTTTCCCAAACTGAAGGATTTTTTggaccagaaaaaaaaaaaaattttaaggccACACACCATCAACTATGGCAGGATTGGTGCACTACTGTGATGTATATATAGCACATACTGTTGTTACATGACCTTTTGAAACAAAACCAAACAGTAAAATGTGGGCAATTcttaaaaaatcaaacaaacaacTATTCTAGTTAATTACAATGAGACAAATTTCGTGAAATATCTAGTGAGGAAAAGAAGACTCGTCAAAGCAAGTGTCGACTCGATTGGAGCACGAATAATTAAAAAGGATTCGTAAAAACTATGAGGAGTAATTAGAACTTAATTTAAATGGCCAAGGGTGTTTGGTCTAGTGGTATGATTCTCGCTTCGGGTGCGAGAGGTCGCGAGTTCGATTCTCGCAACACCCCctttaaattcatttttttattttatataaatttttattttgataaactCTGGTTTTGAGTCCCAACACATGCAGAGTTTTGAGTCCAACACATAAACGATGATTCAAAAGTTGTTAAAAAGCGataaggtttttttttgttcccgTAGAGCCAAAGCAATCTTTTTCACGTGCAGTTTATGATTGGAGAGAGCTTCTCCACAAAGCTAAAGCTCACGGCTACACAGGTCTATAAGCGCTTTTTCGTTGGCTATAATGCAGGGACAAGTGTAAGTGACCTGCAGAGTACTTTCCATTTCCAATACGTGGAAGGAAAAGCCTAATTATGCTCCCACACAATGCAAGATCCACATCATTATgttcttattatatataagcTAAATAGTCTCAATTCACCGAAGAAATGAAGAATACAATAAGTTATCCTttgatagtttaaatttttagattaatttcCTTTCTTTCAAATCCCAATCCATATTTGATGAAATATAGAGTAATTAAAACACCGTTTTTTATCAGATTAAACCAATTCGCAGCGCTCGGAGGCTACAGCTTTGATACTCTAAGGCCTAGTTTGGTTGGGGGGATAAGCGgagataacgaaagttatccccgctattccgccaaacgggataaAAATTGgtcgggatattttatcccagTCAAACCTTGTTATTCCCGGTTATCCCAGGATAGCAAGGAATTTGTTATTCCACCATTTTTgtggaatagtactattccaatgcttaatttcaaacttaattaaaattataaattgaattaaaactaaagtatataaatataatatattaatattataatacattatttttattataaaattattaattatactatattaatacatattatttatatttaaatattataataaaatttataataatctatatttaagtattatataattccttgtatattaatttaagtttaagtagaattttttaaaaaatctatatttattataattaattatttttgattaatttcCCCACccgtattttatttaaaaattaaaaattaaaattttaaattaaaattataatttattaattataatctcaaaattaatttataattttaaattataaattataaattataattttaattttgatattttaattttgaaatttaaatttgatattaattattattaaatttaaatttgatcttaaatttaaagtttgaaatttaaaaattttaatttaaatataataaaaggataacataattattttttatttataaaaacccactatctttcttattctatcGTATCTAGCCAAACGCTATTTTTATTAATCCCAAGAATaagccaattttcatccaaacgcaaaattgatctaatccccgcttatacctcaatttatacctatctctacaatagccactttttgcttattcccgaaccaaacaataCCTAAAATAAGTTTAGAATAACTTTAGCGAAATAGCATATCAACCCAGCTAAAATCAGCTAAAAATATGTGCTTTACAGTATTTTCGCTCTTCTTCATCATGGTGCCATCTCATTCACGTCAAAGTAAATTAAGGCataaagggcaaaaaaaaaaagaaaagaaaaaagaaacacccAGTTTTAAAGGAATCAATAAAACTAAATTTGTTCGATTCCCCCATGCTGAACATTGCACGAGAATATGCCACAGAGCAAGCAAAATGGGCCATTTGTTAAAAACGAAAGAATGGATCGAAGTAAACATCTTCTGCATGTTCTTCTACATGAGGAGCCTTTTAAACACAACAAACTCAATTACAGGATGCAATATAGTGATTCATGTTCCTCATAGCGCAGAACCTTCTAGAAAATATGAGCGACTTTACTTGCGAGTACGCGGTCCCGCCTCTCAATGTATCCGTGAGGGAACCATCCGGCTTTCCCTTTGCACTCGCCTTCCGCCCACCCATTACTTGACACCTGTAATCAACGTACAATAGAACCCAAGTTATTTACGAACTTTCTGATAGCTTAAAGACATCAATTTTTGGCTCAAAAGatttgtgtttcttttttttcttcacttttGTTCAAAAGATTTTTGGTCAATTTCTCGAATTGTGATCAAAAGCTTGCCTAAAAATATAGAGTTGTCAGTTTAAAGCGCCATCTACAGCAagaacaatattaaaaattgcTCTTGTAGCTATTGTGATCAAAAGCTTTAAATTGACATATATCAATGCTTTAACAACTCCCTTCACGCGTTTAGAAATAATCCAATAGACAATTACAGAAACAACAAGCCCTAACTAACTTAACCAGCTTCACAAATTATAGATAACAACTGACAAAAGTAAGCTTTATCAAAGCTTGCCTGAAAATTTTCAATGGCATAGATTACACAAAAAGTTGTCTGATATCATAACTCCATTAATGTGACGCCCTAATAGTCCCGCATAAGATAGAACAGGGATTATAACTGCAAATATAGGGACCTTGAGGTCTACTACTAATGACTgaattttaagtattttaggCACGTATTTTGGGCTAAACTAGTTTTCAGTGCTAATGGATCGGATTACTATATTTGGTATTAGAACTGATTTGTTAGCTAAAGGTGTGAGGTGGGTATCACATTGCCTAATAATCTTGGGCTAGGAAAAAAGATTTGACGAGGACGGTAGAGTTTAAgtggggggagtctgtgacgcCTTAATAATCCCACATTGACTTGAAAAGTGATTATGATTGCGAATACAAGAACCAGTGACACTAATACTGATAACTAGATTTATGTCATCCAAGTGGTGACTCAAGTAGAATCGCAAGTAAAGAAAACTTACCTTCCGAACAACAATAATGTCACCTACTGACAAGGTAAGCTCCACATTACTCTCGGCCTGATACGATTGGATAGCCTGTGACATAAGAAATAAAAGGATATAAAGGAACAATTACCAGTTATccaatatgtttttttttgtaagcTCGGGAATTGAAAGCTAATAATTAACTACCTCTCCTAAGAAGTACTCGGTTGATTCAGCCAATTCATCAACACTTGGAGTTGCAAACATGCCATTAGCTTCTTCATATGAAGGAGGTGGTGGCATAGAGTTTTCAATCACTGGACTTGGAGCTGCTTCAATTCTTtgacgctctgataccatctgttaATTGCAAAGATAATACGCATATTAaggaatggaaaaaaaaaaaaaaaacttgtatgAACAAATAAGAGGTAGCCATATCAGATACCTCTCCTCAAGCTGATCAAGATTTGCAGGATTCTCTGATGATAAGCTCGCTCAGATTCAACCTTAAAGAGAAATGGAAATAGTTAGTAAAGACCCATTCCAAAttctagtttaaatttaaattatttatatattatcaaaattagataaaattgatTTGTTACCATTGCAATAAGCCGCTGCAATGTCAATCTTTGTTGTTGGCCTTCCACAGCAGTCATCGCAGCAACAGCTTCTTTACCTAATACCCCCATGTTTGACTTTAATTCATGCAGCTTGGATTCAGCAGCTTCTAGCTTTGAGATCAAGTCACCATTTCCTGGGGTTTCTCTTACTTTAATTTGACGTTTTGAGACTTCAATAGCCTGTGAGGGACAAATAACCTAACTTGATAGTCTGATTCACTAAGAGTTCCAATAGATAAGCCCTTAAAGGGTTGACTGGTAGCAACAGGAATCTTCTGCATGTTATGACAAATCACGCATAAAAAGTCCAGGACAAATCCTATATCATGTTTTCTGACTGATTTTGTTGTAGCACTGTTGTTCCATCAAATACACTAGTTCCAGATGGAAGCTATCCAGCTCAACATATCAAaagattttataaaagaaaattataaatcaaaatttcagtTTAGAGAATCGAGATAATAATTTTTCCACAGTATGTCCTACAGACCCATTCATATAAAGCTACCAGTGGGAAAGGCAACAATGCAGGAAGCATTTATCTAGAATATACAATATAGTCTTTCTTTAAGGGATTCAAGTAAGATAACCTGAGCTTCAGCTTCCTGTCGGACTTTGTCGTATCTCTGGGCTAGGTGGCGAGCATCCTCCAAAGGAGCACCCATCACCATTGCTCTTAATGGCTCTGCAACCTGGTGAAATTCAAGGTGATACCAAGGGTTATATGAAGCAGTAAACATCTATATAGGCTAGACTAAGCTGATAAAATGCAATAAAGTAATCATGATTCCATCTACATTAGATTTTCAAATACAAGACATCAACATATGTGGGATCAATCACAAATTTTGTAAGCGACTATCAACCCATCCATTTTCAAAAAATAGCTAACACGATAGAATAAAAGAAGCATGACTGTCCGAATACTTGTTATTTACAGTTCtctcccccccaaaaaaaaaacaaaagaaaccctccccccacccccaccccacAAGAAAACACTAGCTGTAACAATGAAAAACTGAACATAAGGATTAAAATCAAGACAAACCTATACCTGCGTACCAAGGCTTTCAATAGATTTCCCCGTTCCTTTTCCATTTGACAGCTAGCTTTTGAGAAGCATAAAGCAGCCTTTGACAATGTATTACCACTGGTGCAGGTGTTTTCAGCACCATATTTCCGACTATCTTCAGACAATTTATTTCCTATTAATACAGATTTGATGAATAAGCAACAAGCTATGGATCAAGACAAATATATCAACTAATTTGTCCCTATTTTCCCTTTCGAAGCAACAGAAAAGTTCGGAAAAACCTACAAGCATACCTATTTCAACTTGTTTGGACCCTGTAACAATATAGCCCTCAACACCCCGCACTATGTCCCtttgaaaatgctgaaaaaaattgaaagaaacttttagaaaaacaAACTCTAGTAGAATCAGTCAACGGAAATAAAAGGATTCTTGACCTTGGCCGCACGAGTGGATATGTAAAGCTTTTCCAATTTTTGGTGTTGTTGAAGTTCTCCTTCATCAGAGAACACATTATCAGAACTTCCATATCCACCACCTCCAAATTGCTTGAGAACAGCCTGCAACGTTAGTGATAAAAAAATCACCTAGATTtcatataatttcaaaaatatttccaAATAGAATAACACAAGTTTACCGCAAGAAGAAAATCCTATCTCCAGTATATATCAACTTTTGGCCCAACAAGTGCTTCCATGATAGAGATGACTAAGGCAGGGCTAGTATTTGgcaaaaagaagaagcaaaaaatcTTACTGATGTCAAGAGATGACAGCTTGTTACCGCTAAGACATTGATAGATAAGGTTCACAAGATTATTCAAGATACAAGGTCCAAAAACATCCACCAAAGGTGATTTTAGCAGATTCGTGGAACACGTTATGAAGAGGTTATCCAAATTATACTACATACATGTTAAAAAGAACATGCACACCATCAAACTACATTTAAGTGTACTTAACCTTCCGAAACCAAGATCATGATCTAATGAATTGACCTAAGCAAGGTTTTGATTCCTTTTCGGCAAAAGTTTAGGTAGAGCTTAACCCGTGCTAGATTCGCAGTTGAACATTTTTGACATATTTGAAACTGCAATAATTCCAATACGAAGAATATTTGACTAGCTTCCTGTGTCTCATAGCAATATCTCTACTATGCAAATGCTA
This genomic window from Ananas comosus cultivar F153 linkage group 3, ASM154086v1, whole genome shotgun sequence contains:
- the LOC109708165 gene encoding SH3 domain-containing protein 2-like, whose product is MEAIRKQASKLREQVARQQQAVLKQFGGGGYGSSDNVFSDEGELQQHQKLEKLYISTRAAKHFQRDIVRGVEGYIVTGSKQVEIGNKLSEDSRKYGAENTCTSGNTLSKAALCFSKASCQMEKERGNLLKALVAEPLRAMVMGAPLEDARHLAQRYDKVRQEAEAQAIEVSKRQIKVRETPGNGDLISKLEAAESKLHELKSNMGVLGKEAVAAMTAVEGQQQRLTLQRLIAMVESERAYHQRILQILISLRREMVSERQRIEAAPSPVIENSMPPPPSYEEANGMFATPSVDELAESTEYFLGEAIQSYQAESNVELTLSVGDIIVVRKVSSNGWAEGECKGKAGWFPHGYIERRDRVLASKVAHIF